Proteins encoded within one genomic window of Humulus lupulus chromosome 1, drHumLupu1.1, whole genome shotgun sequence:
- the LOC133812728 gene encoding uncharacterized protein LOC133812728, protein MADTTTKATSFLTPTQRYAAGALFAFSLHQAQINQTRPLGLFSDDEPSDNRISNGSSSSSSSTSSSSDSVADDPDLWVHKASALLRPVFRFLEIESVAWSGLEETAGSSPAKHHVGAFLRLLAEEEDGENSSQDQQLALSRAVDAMGRSMAKTSEVSVCKKEKHREYENECREKCSTAEVQSNLEEAGVETGVKRKTGENDLVTENEVVVEKPIEEVMLSYERKVTVLYELLTACLADTHVENKKSTRKRKGYDARHRVALRLLATWLDVKWINMEAIETIVACSAMAVAKEKEVSNEESESSKGKWAKWKRGGIIGAAALTGGTLLAITGGLAAPAIAAGLGALAPTLGTLVPVIGAGGFAAVASAAGTVAGSVAVAASFGAAGAGLTGSKMARRTGSVDEFEFKVVGEENHNQGRLAVGIMISGLVFDEEDFVRPWEVQDDSSERYALQWESKNLIAVSTAIQDWLTSRLALELMKQGAMMTVLSTLLAALAWPATLLAATDFIDSKWSIAVDRSDKAGRLLAEVLLKGAHGNRPVTLVGYSLGARVIFKCLQFLAETEKNAELVERVVILGAPISIKDENWGAARKMVAGRFINAYATNDWTLGVAFRASLLTQGLAGIQPINVPGIENVDVTDLIEGHSSYLWATHQIIERLELDTYYPVFRTTKQEKQTG, encoded by the exons ATGGCAGACACCACGACGAAAGCGACGTCGTTTTTAACGCCCACTCAGAGGTACGCGGCCGGAGCTCTCTTCGCGTTCTCTCTCCACCAAGCACAAATCAATCAGACCCGTCCCTTGGGATTGTTCTCCGACGACGAACCCTCCGATAATCGGATTAGTAATGGTAGttctagtagtagtagtagtacttcCAGCAGTAGCGACTCGGTCGCCGATGATCCTGACCTTTGGGTCCACAAAGCTTCCGCCCTTCTTCGCCCTGTATTCAG GTTTTTGGAGATTGAGTCAGTGGCTTGGTCTGGACTTGAGGAAACTGCTGGATCTTCTCCTGCTAAACATCATGTTGGAGCA TTCTTGAGGTTGCTAGCGGAGGAGGAAGATGGGGAGAATTCTTCTCAAGATCAACAACTTGCTCTGTCGAGAGCCGTTGATGCTATGGGGCGTAGCATGGCGAAAACTTCTGAAGTTTCCGTGTGTAAGAAGGAAAAACATCGTGAATATGAAAATGAGTGTAGGGAGAAATGTTCTACAGCGGAGGTGCAATCAAACTTGGAAGAAGCAGGTGTCGAAACTGGGGTTAAGCGAAAGACTGGTGAAAATGATTTGGTGACTGAAAACGAAGTTGTTGTCGAAAAGCCCATTGAAGAGGTAATGCTCAGTTATGAGAGGAAAGTGACGGTTCTGTATGAGCTTCTCACAGCTTGTCTAGCGGATACACATGTAGAGAACAAGAAAAGTACCCGTAAAAGAAAGGGATATGATGCCCGACATCGAGTTGCTCTGCGGTTATTGGCAACTTGGCTTGATGTCAAATGGATAAACATG GAGGCTATCGAGACGATTGTTGCTTGCTCTGCAATGGCTGTGGCTAAAGAAAAGGAAGTATCAAATGAAGAATCTGAATCATCAAAAGGAAAATGGGCCAAGTGGAAGCGAGGTGGTATAATCGGTGCGGCTGCATTGACTGGAGGAACTTTGCTGGCAATTACTGGTG GATTAGCTGCCCCAGCAATAGCTGCAGGACTTGGTGCTTTAGCTCCAACATTGGGTACTCTGGTACCAGTAATTGGGGCAGGAGGATTTGCTGCTGTAGCTAGTGCTGCAGGAACTGTGGCTGGATCTGTTGCCGTCGCTGCATCATTTGGAG CTGCTGGGGCTGGACTTACGGGGAGCAAAATGGCTAGGAGAACTGGGAGTGTTGATGAGTTTGAGTTCAAAGTTGTTGGAGAAGAAAATCATAATCAAGGC AGGTTAGCTGTTGGGATCATGATCTCAGGATTGGTTTTTGATGAGGAAGATTTTGTAAGGCCTTGGGAAGTACAGGATGACAGTTCAGAAAG GTATGCGCTGCAGTGGGAGTCTAAGAATCTAATTGCCGTCAGCACTGCAATTCAGGATTGGCTCACATCAA GGCTTGCATTGGAATTGATGAAGCAAGGTGCAATGATGACTGTGTTAAGCACACTTCTGGCTGCACTGGCTTGGCCAGCAACTTTACTTGCAGCTACTGATTTCATAGATAGCAAGTGGTCAATTGCGGTTGACAG ATCGGACAAAGCAGGAAGGTTGCTTGCTGAAGTGTTGTTAAAAGGGGCTCATGGGAACAG GCCTGTGACACTTGTAGGGTACTCGCTTGGTGCACGTGTTATTTTCAAGTGTCTCCAGTTTTTAGCTGAAACTGAAAAAAATG CTGAACTCGTAGAAAGAGTTGTTATTCTTGGAGCACCCATTTCAATCAAAGATGAAAACTGGGGAGCTGCTAGAAAG ATGGTGGCGGGAAGATTCATCAATGCTTATGCGACAAATGATTGGACGCTTGGAGTTGCTTTTCGAGCTAG